In Hydra vulgaris chromosome 06, alternate assembly HydraT2T_AEP, a genomic segment contains:
- the LOC100200066 gene encoding uncharacterized protein LOC100200066 isoform X2: MVYLNNINHLSIKNGESSTILTQPTFVYDEKEKKEVILNQGDGLLDAGKLTKCKNAVCFIYCNSEDSIRRGTGFFAHILINNIKKKVIVTNNHVINCKEDAACAVARFHFEGDLPGADVKLNPEKLFFTDAVLDYTIIGCDHDTIENCFCVDPIDFVAEETVKIGDDIFIFQHPKGEAKKFSYEKVINVDPPFIYYNADTDIGSSGSVVLRKLKLIAIHSKGSDALQYNKGTLCSEILNHLNHGIYTNPKSLTESANGRRKNEISLNQHIPMSPKKIRLEEVQVIRPTEEMLEDLSKDVCTYWKHFGRKLKVPNSKIESISKDHHNYDDISEKAFAMLLEWKELNPNATTQILFDVLKSYGKVETALKHFPQ, from the exons atggtttatttgaataatatcaATCATTTATCTATAAAGAACGGAGAAAGTTCAACAATTTTAACACAACCGACTTTTGTAtatgatgaaaaagaaaaaaaagaagtcataCTAAATCAAGGAGATGGCTTACTAGATGCTGGAAAATtgacaaaatgtaaaaatgctGTGTGTTTTATTTACTGCAACTCAGAAGACAGCATAAG aaGAGGTACTGGTTTTTTTgcacatattttaataaacaacattaaaaaaaaagtaatagtcACAAATAACCATGTTATCAATTGCAAAGAAGATGCTGCTTGTGCTGTTGCCCGCTTTCATTTTGAAGGAGATCTTCCGGGAGCTGATGTTAAGCTAAATCCagaaaaactcttttttacTGATGcg gtTCTAGATTACACAATAATTGGTTGTGATCATGACACAATTGAAAACTGCTTTTGTGTTGATCCAATTGATTTTGTTGCTGAAGAAACTGTTAAAATTGGTGATGATATATTCATATTCCAACACCCTAAAGGTGAGGCTAAGAAATTTAGTTATGAAAAAGTAATCAATGTTGACCCACCATTTATCTACTACAATGCAGACACAGATATTGGTTCATCAGGTAGTGTTGTCTTACGAAAACTCAAACTAATTGCCATTCACTCTAAAGGTAGTGATGCTCTGCAATACAATAAAGGGACATTGTGCAGTGAAATATTGAATCATCTAAACCATGGAAttt atactAATCCGAAATCATTAACTGAATCAGCTAATggaagaagaaaaaatgaaattt cTCTAAATCAACATATCCCGATGAGTCCAAAAAAAATTCGTTTAGAAGAAGTTCAAGTAATACGACCTACCGAAGAAATGTTGGAAGATTTATCTAAAGATGTATGTACTTATTGGAAACACTTTGGTAGAAAACTTAAAGTACCTAACTCTAAAATTGAATCGATAAGTAAAGATCATCATAACTACGACGACATTTCTGAAAAAGCTTTTGCTATGCTATTAGAATGGAAAGAGTTGAATCCTAATGCCACAACGCAAATTTTGTTTGATGTTTTGAAATCATATGGAAAAGTGGAAACGGCATTGAAGCACTTTCCGcaataa